The DNA window ccaggctcaattctccagtatccacgtaagccagatgaataaggtggcacatgtgtctggagttcgcttaaaTTGGTTGcaggctctggcgtacccattctctctatgtgttatttatttcactctctctttctctctccctccttccctacctccctccattcctctctcactctttatctgaaataataaatataaataaatagataaatttataaaaaatagttTCTCTTACTTCAAGTAAATATTaaactataaatataaaatataaaatatgtacagGGTAGTATGGATATGGGCATGTTCATAGTGATCAAAAATAGTTGATTAGaattttggttttaatttgtCTGTATAAATTACGTTATTTTAAATCACAAAGGACTAAGTCTTCAGAACTTGGTTTCTTTTTAGAGTCTTCCCCTTACTTACCCTCATGAAGTTAGTGATTCAGTCCTTAGTTGATATTTTGACTCTCAGTTGaaatacacacgtgtgtgcatttGTAGCAAGACTTTTGCCATGAGTGATTCAGAGTATGGCATAATGGGCAGACCCAGATCATTGAAGGGGCTTGTGAAGTACACTTCTTCTGTTGCTTGGTTTCTGAGGTCTTtgatgtttgtggtggtttggccTTCTGCTCTACCTTTGgacatttattcagacaagagctCTTGTTTTTACCCAGGGGGCTTTCCTTGGCTCCTATTGGATCGTTCTTTTGACTTTGGCTTCTGGCATCCCAGAGGACATCTGTGCCCTGAGACATGATCTGATCTTTCTGGCTCTGGTTGGTGCCATTTCCCAGGTCAGTCTTCCCCTGGGAGATCACTGCATATTTCTTGTGGCAGTACTTGATATTGTCCCCCTGATTAGCCATCCTGTGAGGCATTAGCAAATCTTTCTTTATACTGCAGGAGGTGCTGCTTCCTCTGGCAGTCATCCCCTGGGGAAATCCTGAATCTTTCTTTACACTGTGGCTAGTGTTGATCTTTAGAGCACTTCGTTTCTGGCGCACCAGTCCATCTCTCTTCTCAAGGTGTCTGGTGCTCTTCCTTGATCCCAGAGCTGTCAGCTGATCTTTGAAACTGTTGTTGCCAGTGTCCCCTGAAGGAGATGGTCTTTGGGTTTTCACTGGATCATCTCTACTATAGTTTATATTATCTCCTAGGAGACATCTGCCCTGGCCCATTGCCTCCTGTGACCCCACTGCAACCAACCTACGGGATGAGTAGGTCCCTGCAGGAGGGATGTGGGGCATAAGTGTGGAGCTTGAGGTGGCTACTGGTGTTCTTGATTCCATTACTCTTGGGCATAGTGCTACAGGGCAGGCTACCACGGGGCATGGTACAGGTGCTGAATACGGATATCCCACTAACGTTTTTGTATTGTGCTGTACTGGCTTTATTCTAGGTGAAGGAAGAATGGGGGACAATTTTGCCATAAAAGGACCTGGAGTTTCTAAAGCATAAGGCAAAGTAGCTGGGACTGGCATTTGGACCCCTAAATGTGGCATGTTCTGCTGCTCCCTGAACTTTACATCTACCTGCTCTTCTTGGCCCACTGACCCTGCCACCACCTTATACTGTTCTCTTCTGTGTTCAGGTGTATCCTGGGGAAAAGCATCACACCGTGCAGATCTTTCTGCCTGGAGCAGTCTTCCGAGAAGGATTTCCCGCTCATCCATAGCCTTTTGTAGAGCAGTCTGGGTAGAGAGTAGCTGTACAGCGGCTTGGTCTCTCTCCTCTTGTAACCGCTGCAGTTCAGAGCTGAGAGTCTTGGAAGCTGTATCACGCTCCCCAACCTGGTCCTGAAGCAATTCAACCCGACGCGAATGCTGTACGCGCTGCCTGGCAATTATTCGCACACTCAGGGCTAATGCGCTCCAGGCACAGGACCTCTTCTGGGAGCGTGATAAGTTGGGATCAACCAGCACAGTATGAAGCCGGTCTTCTATTTCTTTCCAAGGTCTTGAACACAAGGATTCATAGAACTCGGGCCCGCCTCCATTCATAAGGATTTCATTGTTAATGAACTTAACCACTTCAGTGTATTGGAAACCACTGGCATGGTCTTTACAGTCCACTGCCATGGCTGTTGTAGCCTATCAAACCACACTCTCATAGGCTTCTGCCACTGTAGTTGGTACTTCCACCCTAAATGTAGCCACTCTGCTCCCCACTTGCCTCCAGAATCAGTCCTACTTCAGTCCTTGATCAACCCTGGTTTCTTCCTTTGCCTCCCTTTTCTTCCTACCAAGCCATGCCGATCCCCTCATACAACCAGCTCTGCCCAACTGTGACGGTGGTGTAGATTCACCCTGGGACACGTCATAGAGAAAAATAAGAGTCATGTCGCAAGGCATTCTGGGAGCAGCCTTAACCATCCTAGTACCACCTACTGAGAGCacacacaagatggctgctataGTGGGAACTGCAGGAAGGTGGCTGTCTACTACAGTGGGCATTCCAATGAGCCTAAGCTGGGAGGGGTGATAGCAAGTCCTTTGGAGGCCAGAACCTAGGAGGGTGGAAAGAGATTTTAAATTATACACCTGTTTCtggttaaaaaaaaggggggagagggatAATTTCTGGGCAAGGTGATGGAGGACAAGGTAGAGAGTGGTCAGAGAAAGAGGCTTAGTTTGTGGAGAGGAAGGAGGTACAAGATGGACATTTTACCAAAATCCAGGGTAGCACCGAAGGATTGATTTAGATGCAAAACGGAATGCTGGCCTTGTATTGCTGGGCTGAGAAACTTATAATGGTGAGCAATTTAGGTAGCAGGGGACCTCGGTTCTGTTGTATGCCTGTACATGACTAGAGTGAAAAACTAGTAGTTATGGGAGATTAT is part of the Jaculus jaculus isolate mJacJac1 chromosome X, mJacJac1.mat.Y.cur, whole genome shotgun sequence genome and encodes:
- the Tex13d gene encoding testis-expressed protein 13D; this translates as MAVDCKDHASGFQYTEVVKFINNEILMNGGGPEFYESLCSRPWKEIEDRLHTVLVDPNLSRSQKRSCAWSALALSVRIIARQRVQHSRRVELLQDQVGERDTASKTLSSELQRLQEERDQAAVQLLSTQTALQKAMDEREILLGRLLQAERSARCDAFPQDTPEHRREQYKVVAGSVGQEEQVDVKFREQQNMPHLGVQMPVPATLPYALETPGPFMAKLSPILPSPRIKPVQHNTKTLVGYPYSAPVPCPVVACPVALCPRVMESRTPVATSSSTLMPHIPPAGTYSSRRLVAVGSQEAMGQGRCLLGDNINYSRDDPVKTQRPSPSGDTGNNSFKDQLTALGSRKSTRHLEKRDGLVRQKRSALKINTSHSVKKDSGFPQGMTARGSSTSCSIKKDLLMPHRMANQGDNIKYCHKKYAVISQGKTDLGNGTNQSQKDQIMSQGTDVLWDARSQSQKNDPIGAKESPLGKNKSSCLNKCPKVEQKAKPPQTSKTSETKQQKKCTSQAPSMIWVCPLCHTLNHSWQKSCYKCTHVCISTESQNIN